The Polyangium aurulentum genomic interval CCGACGTCGATGTCTATGGGTTCGACAACAGCGCGCCGTGCAGCGGCACGAGCTGCGCGGATTGCGGCACGAGCTGCGCGCGAGGTCAGTACGAGAATGCGGGGGCGAACCCCGCCTGGGCGCAGCAGAAGAAGACCGTCGTGCTGGACGCCAACGCCGCTTATAAGCCCGCCGAGCGGATGATGCACGAGTTCGGCCACATCGCCGACTATGCCGCGAGGAAATACCGATTCGGGACGGGCTACGGCTACGACGGCGACACCGGGTGGAGCTCCACGAGCCTCGAGTGGCGTCCCTCCGCGCTCCACGAGGGGTATGCCACCTTCGTCTCGATGGTCTCGCTCTACGACGACATCGCCACGGAGCCGCGGACCTGCCTGAGCAGCTCGCATTGCTACACGAGCGGGCACGACGTGGAAGAGAGCCACCAGGGCTCCTGCACCACCGAGGAGGGTCGCATGGCGATCAGCGCGACGCGCTTCTTCTGGGACATCATTGACACGCCGAACGACGGCAGCGACAGCCTCGACCACAGCTTCTACGTCTTCCCCGACTCGGTTGCCGCGTGGCCCTGCCCGAACTATCCGGCGTGCTACGCGGACGGCGAGCTGCACGATCAATTCTCGTCCGTATCGAGCAACCTGGCCTCCACAACGGTTTCCCCGGGCGAAGAGGACGAAGGAAACGCGTGGGACTACCGGAACAACATGCTCAACAACTACTCGGGAGCGGTCGACGTGCAGGACCAGTACTTCAACAACTGCATGAACGTCTTCTAGCCGCTGATCGGGATCTCGGCAGGGTCGTACTGGTTTTTTGAAGAGCCAAGCATGGCGCGGGGCCGCTCGCCAGGACGGGAGCGGCCCCGCGGCCTCGAGGGAGCACGCATGGACCGCAAGAATCTATCGTTTCGAATCGTCGCCCTCCTGCTCGGCGCCTCGGCGACCGCATGGGTGCTCGGGCGCGCGCTCGAGCCGTCAGTGCCGGAGCCGGTGGCCACGTCGAAATCGGAGCCTCACGACAGCTCGACGCCGAGCCCGCGAAGGGACCGCGCGGCGCACGAGCGGGATACTGCCGTCAGCCCCGCGCAGGCGCAGAGCATCGCGACCACGGCGGAGACCTCGCGTCCGCGGCCGCGGCCCGCCACCGAGTGGCAAGGGATGAAGGTGGACGACGCGGAGACGTGGCCTTGCGGCGAGCGTTGCAGCATGGCGCGCGCTTGCATTGGCGGGCTGTGCGTCCCGTGCCGCGAGGACGCCCAATGCGAGGCTGGCGAGGTGTGCGTCCTCGACCACTGCGTCGTGGAGGAGCGCGTGGAGTGCAGGCGCGCGGCAGACTGCGGCAACCCCGAGGCCTTGTGCGTCCTCACCGGGTATACCTCGGGCGACCTCCGCGGGAACGGCGAGATGCGTGCGCATTGCTCGAATCCCGAGGGCGGCCAGCCGGACGGCGAGGACGAGCTCGCCGCGGACGACGAGGACGACGATGCCGTCGCCGCCGCCGCCACCGAGGATCGCTCCCCGCCGGGCTCGTCCGTCGTCGACGAGCTGCGCAATCGCGCGCGTCGGCGATGACCCTCGACCGCCGGCAGGGTGCTCGGGCAGGTCGATTTCACGTCCCGCAGAAGGTCCGGTATCCGCATGAAACATCGGACGGCGGCGGCTCGCGATACGGCGCGTGCTCGGGGACGTCGTCGTACGGGCGCGAAAGCGCGGCGAGGAGCCGCTCCATCACCGAGAGATCGTCGCCCTGCGAGGCCGCCGCCAGCGCCTCCTCGACGCGGTGGTTGCGCGGGATGACCGCTGGGCTGTTCGCGCGCATGAGGGCTTGCGCGGCCTCGAGCGGCTCGGACTGCCGCGAGAGCCGCGCCCGCCATTTCGCGAGCCACTCCTGATCGTCGATCGCGGGCGTGTCGGTCGCGAGGCTGCGCCACGTGTTCGTGTAGTCGGCGCCGCGCTCCTTCATCGCGGAGAGGAACGCCTCGGCGAGGGCGCCGTCGCCGTCCTCGGCATTGAAGAGCCCGAGCTTGCGGCGCAGGCCCGCGAGCCAGTTTTGCTCGAAGGCGGCGGGGAACTCGTTGAGCGCCGACTCGGCGAGGGCAACCGCGCGCGGCTCTTCGTCGTGCAGGAGCGGGAGGATCGCCTCCGCGAAGCGGATCAGGTTCCATTGCGCGATGCGCGGCTGATTGCCGAACGCGTAGCGGCCCTGCTGATCGATGGAGCTGAAGACGGTCGCCGGATCGTACGTGTCCATGAAGGCACACGGGCCGTAGTCGATCGTCTCGCCGCTGAGCGCCATGTTGTCGGTGTTCATGACGCCGTGGATGAACCCGCAGAGGAGCCACTTCGCGACGAGCGACGCCTGCCGGGCGATCACGGCGCGGAGCCAGGCGACGTACTTCTCGTCGCTGCCGGCCAGCGCGGCGTCGTGACGGTCGATCGCGTAGTCGGCGAGCGCGCGCAGGAGCACGGGATCGCGGCGTGCGGCCGCGTACTCGAAGGTTCCGACACGCAGGTGGCTCGCCGCGATGCGGGTCAGCACGGCGCCCGGCAGCATCGACTCGCGCATCACGGGCTCTCCGGTGGCGACGACGGCGAGGCTGCGCGTCGTCGGGACGCCGAGCGCATTCATCGCCTCGCTGACGATGTATTCGCGCAACATCGGGCCGAGCGCGGCGCGTCCGTCGCCGCGCCGCGAGAACTGCGTTCGTCCCGAGCCCTTGAGCGCGACGTCGACGCGCTTGCCGGCGGGCGTGACGTGCTCGCCGAGCAAGAGCGCACGGCCGTCGCCCAGCATGGTGAAATGGCCGAACTGGTGGCCCGCGTACGCCTGCGCGATCGGCTCGGCGCCCTCGGGCAGCGCGTTGCCGCCGAGCGTCTCGGCCGCCTCCGCGGCGAGCCGCTCCGCATCGAGCCCGAGCTCTTGCGCGAGCGCGTGATTCACGACGACCGCACGGGGCGCGCGCACCTTCGCAGGCGCGCCAGGCGCGCGGAGCTCGGCGGGCAAGCGCCGATAGGTGTTGTCGAACCTCCAACCCACGCGGGGCGCGGTGACTTCGTTTTTCTGTTCCATCTGGCAGCTCCTCGCGGTGTCGGCGTGAACGGTGCGGTCTTCGAGTAACCCTCGAACGAACCCCCCGACCGCCTCGCGACGACCGGGGGTTCGCTACTCACCGAAGGCTACGAGGCTGAGTCCGATAGGAATGGTAGCGCTTTCGCCCGAGTCAAGCCGTGGCGCCGAGCAGGAACGGGCGCCCCACGATGGGCACGCCCGTCCGTGCCGCGCCCGCCATCTGGGTCGCCGCCAGGTCGCTGTATGATGAACCGATGTCGAAGAAGAGTTCGATCGTGCGCGCGCCATCACGCACGACCGGACTCTACACGCGCAGGTACTTCCCCGTGATCGTTCCCTTGGCCTTCGCGAGCTGCGCCGGCGTGCCCTCGAAGATCACCTGCCCGCCCTTGGTGCCGCCGTCGGGCCCGAGGTCGATGATCCAGTCCGCGTTGCGGATGATGTCGAGGTTGTGCTCGATGACGACGACCGTGTTCCCCTCGTCGACGAGGCGGTCGATGATCCCGAGCAGCTTCGCGATGTCGGACATGTGGAGGCCGGTCGTCGGCTCGTCCATCACGTAGATGCTGCCGTGCTTGTGCAGCTCGCTCGCGAGCTTGATGCGCTGGCACTCGCCGCCCGAAAGCGTCGACAGCGGCTGGCCGAGCGTCAGGTACTCGAGGCCCACGTCGCGCAGCGCGCGCAGCTTGCGCAGCATCGGCCCGCGCTTCGCCGCAGCCTTGCCCTTGCCGCCCTCGAGGAACGCGAGCGCCTCGACCACCGTCATCGCGAGAAGGTCGCTGATCGACTTGCCGTCGAGGGTATACGCGAGCACCTCGTCCTTGAAGCGGCGCCCCTCACACGTCTCGCAGGGCGTCTTCACTCCATCGAGGAACGCGAGATCCGTGTAGATGACGCCGTGCCCGTTGCACGCCTCGCAGGCGCCCTTCGAGTTGAAGCTGAACAGGCCGGCGTCGACGTCGTTCGCATCGGCGAGCTCCTTGCGCAGGTCGTCCATCACGCCCGTGTAGGTCGCTGGCGTCGAGCGGCTCGACGTGCCGATCGCCGATTGATCGATCACGACCGCGCTCGGGTGGGCGGGCACGAAGGCCTCGAAGATGAGCGAGCTCTTGCCCGACCCGGCGACCCCCGTGACCACCGTCAGCACGCCGGTCGGCACGTCGACGCTGACGTCCTGCAGGTTGTTCGCCTTCGCGTGCGTGATCGCGAGCTTGCCCGTCGGCTTGCGGACGGCCGTCTTCAGCGGCAGCGCCTTGCCGAGGTGCTCGCCCGTCAGCGTCTGCGCGGAGAGCAGCTGCTCGTACGTGCCTTCGAACACCACACGTCCGCCCTTCGTACCGGCGTGCGGTCCGACGTCGACGATGTGGTCGGCGATCGCGATGACGTCCGGATCGTGTTCGACGACGAGGATCGTGTTGCCCTTGTCGCGCAGCTTGCGGAGCAGCTCGCCGAGCCGGTGCACGTCGCGCGGGTGCAGGCCGACGCTCGGCTCGTCGAAGATGTACATGACGTCGACCAGGCTCGAGCCGAGCGCCTTCACCATCTTCACGCGCTGCGACTCGCCGCCCGACAGCGTGTCGGTGGGCCGCTCGAGCGACAGGTAGCCGAGCCCGATGTCGACGACGCTCTGCAGCCGCTCCGCCAGCGACGCGATGATGGGCGCCGCCTCCTTGCTCTTCAGGCCGCGCACCACCGGCACGAGCGCCTCGATCTCGAGCTCGGTCAGGTCCGCGATGTTGTAGCCCTCGATCCGGCAGCCGAGCGCCGCCTGACTCAGGCGCTTGCCCTTGCACAGGGTGCACGGCCCCATGGTCAGGTACGGCTCGACGGCCTTCTGCGTCCGCTCCGACAGCGTCTTGATGTCGCGCTTGATGTAGGCCTTCGTGAACTTCGTGATGATCCCCATCCACGTGAGGTTCATCGGCGCGCCGTTGAAGTTGCCCTTGATCTTGCGCTCCGTGCCGTGGAGCAGCAGATCCATCTCCTCCTTCGTGAACTTCGACAGCTTCTTCTTCGGGTCGAAGAGGCCGCACGTCGCGTAGACGTTGTTCTCCCACGCCGCGAACACCGGGACCTGCACGGCGCCCTCCGATAGCGACTTCGACAGGTCGAGGAAGCCTTCGGCCTTCACGCCCAGCTTCTTCCCGATGCCGTTGCACTCGGGGCACATGCCCTGTGGGTCGTTGAAGGAGAACACGTTCGAGTAACCGACGTGCGGCTTGCCGATCCGCGAGAACAAAAGGCGCAGGAGCGGGTTGATGTCGGTCACCGTGCCGACCGTGGAGTGCGACCCGCCGCCGAGTCGCTTCTGGTCGACGATGACGGCCATGCTGAGGCCCTCGATCGAGTCGGCGGCCGGCTGCGGATAGCGCGGCAGGAAGTTCCGCACGAACATGCTGAAGTTCTCGAAGAGCTGCCGCTGCGCCTCGGACGCGATCGTGTCGAAGACGATCGAGGATTTTCCCGAGCCCGATACGCCGGTGAAGATCGTGATCTGGTGCTTCGGGATGCGCAGCGAGACGTCGCGCAGGTTGTTCTCGCGTGCGCCCCGGATCTCGATGTGTGTCGCGACCATGGCGCGCTTGTAGCAAACTTGGGCGCGCGCGTGTTCGGTGCCGTATCCTGGCCATGATGTCCAGGCGCGAGGTCGAGCTTCGTTTCGACGACACCGGCAACCTGATCGGCCACGACGGGGCTCGCTACCCGAAGATCGCGTGGAGATCGCCCCTCGCAAAAAGGCTCACCTTCGCCACCCAGCATCCTTCGAAGGCGTCGCGGATCGAGGGCGCTCACGCGCGCTGGCTCGCGCCGACGTTCGTCTCTGCCGAGGAGCGCGCCGCCGTGGAATCGTGGGTGGTGAGCGCGGCCGTGTATCTCGGTTCCCCCGGGCTCGATCGGGATCGGATCCTCACCCTTCATCCCCACCTGGGCGCTTTCGTGCGTCGAGAATCAGCGGCGTTCGAAGGGTTCCTCGGCGAGATCCGCGATCCGCCGATGCGACCGCGATCGGGGCGAGGGCCTCGACGCATCGCGATCGTGTTCAACGAGTATGGCGGTGGAACGCGCGCGGTCGCAGACGCCATCACCGAGCTGCTGCGCGAGACGGATCGCTACGAGCCGGTCCCCCTCAGCATGCAGGCCGATATCCTCGGATCGCTCGATCCGCTCGAGCGGGTCTTCGGCATCGGCGCGGCGGAGATCTACAATCGCATCCTCGCCGCCGACGGCGACATGTCGCTGGCGGATGCGTACTACGACGCGCTCGGCGCGCTCCGCGATTACTTTCTCCCGTCGGCGGTCGAGAGAGCATGCGACGTCGTCGCGGCCCGAGGCGCGGATCACGTCCTCTCGACCCTCTCCGCCCATATCGGGCTGACGCAGCTCGCGCGTGTGGGAATTCCCTTCACCATCGTCCACCCGGACTTCGGCATCTTCCCTGCGCTCCACGGCTCGGTTCACGACGCCGATCCCTTTGCGAAGCGATATGGCACCGCTGGCCCCGCGCCCTACCGGATGTTCGACGCCGAGCGCGTGACGATTGGTCTGTCCTCGGACCAGCCCGAGCCCGCGCTCGACGCGATGCGCGAAGTGCTGGGGGAAAGCTACGATCGCCTCGTCCGCGTCATCGGATACCCGACGAGGCGCCCGTTTTCACGATGCAACGACCCCGAGGAGATCGCGCGGCTTCGGGCCGGTCTCGACATTCATCCGGACGAAAAGCTCGTGCTCCTGTCGATGGGAAAGAGCGGCGCTGGACTGGGGCCGCTCACGATCGGGCGCGAGCTCGTGGAAAACCCGCCCGGGGGACTTCGCCTGGTCGTGGTCGCGGTGTGTGGGCGCTCCGAACGAGCGCGCCTCGGGCTGGAAGGGCTGGCTGCCCGCGCGCCGGAGCATGTTCGAATTCGCGTGAAGGGGCTCGTCGGACCGGAGGAGCTCGCGGGCTACATGCAATTGGCAGCGGCCCCCGGAGAGACTCGAAGCGGCGTGGTCGTCACCAAGGCTGGCGGCGCCACGACGGCAGAGTGCGCAGCCACGGGCGCCTACATGCTGATGTTTCCTGGATTCCCTTGGGAGCGGTCCAACGAGGAATACGTTCTTCGGCAAGGCCTGGGAGAGCGGTGCGCGCTCGAGGACATTGGCAGCGCGCTCGGTCGTGTGCTCCGCGAACCGCCCTCGCCCGTCCGTCCTCCCATCGATTGGCGGAGCCACCTGCTCGCGTACCTCGATGAACGAGCTCGGGCTTGAGCTGTCTCACTTCGGAACGGGCGGAGCGCGAGAATTCATGGGAACGAACCCCGCCGGAATTCCGGTTTTTCCCTCTTGGGAGCGGCTCCGCTCTCTGGTAGGTTACGCCGATGGCAGTCAAGACCAGCGTTGACGGCAACCGGGTCACAATCGACGACTATATCTACACCGTGACGCCGGCTGGCCCCGGCCAGTATGCGGTGGCGGACGAGTTTGGCGGGAGGTTGGGCTACTTCACCGTGCGCGGCAGGGTCGTGACGCCGGACGACTACGGCGTCCAGGGCGCGCATCCGGTGCTGCAGATTGGCAAGCTCTGGGCCGCTGCCCACCTCTTCAAGCCCACCGAGAAAGCCGCCGCGCCGGCGACGAAGGGCCTGTGCCGGATCGCGACGCACGAGCGCGCCTCCGAGGCCGATCTGGAGAAGGCGCGAGCCTACCGGGCATGGATGAAGAAGCAGCCCGGCTGCAAAGCCAGCTACTTCGTCCTCGATCCGGCGACGGGCAAAGGGATGTCGATCAGCATCTGGGAGACGCGTGAGCACCTCAACGCGCTGAGGGAGATGAGGCCCCCCGAAGGCGCGACGCCGCTCCAGTCGACGAGCGTCGAGTCATTTCCCATCGTCGAAGAGCCGTGAGCATGCTCTTGCGCGGCTGCGGGCGCGTGAGCGCGGGCCATCAGGCGCTCAGCTCATCACCTCGCCGGTGTACATGAAGGGCACCGGCGACCGGCGACCGGCCGTGCTGTCCCAGAAGGCGCCGTTCGGCTTTTTCGCGAGGGCGTTCGGAGGATAGCTTCCATAGCCCTTCCCGGGCTTCGCCTCGTAATCTGCCGACGACAGGCCCATGCAGTTCATGAACGTCACCAGGAGGTTGTTCATCGGGATCCCGTGCCGGTCGTCATCATGGAGCTTTTCACTCGCCGGCTCCCGAAAGTCGATGTAGTGGCCCTGCTTCAGCTTGCCGCCTGCGCTGCCGGCGACCATCACAGGCATGCCTCTGGCGCTGTGCTCGCCTCCGATCACGACGCAGCCATACTGCATGGACCAGTAGACGAGCGAGTTGTCGAGCAATGTGCCCGAAGGCTCCTCCACCGCGTCGAGGATGCTCAGCAGCCTCGCCACGCGGTTTCCGGTGAGCTTCAGGTCGACGGCCAGCTCCGACGCGGTCTCACCCGAGACGGTCTTACCATAGATCTTGTGATGCTGTTCATGACGTGGGTAGGTGCCCATGGACATGCCGAGCGTGATGCTGACGACGCGCGTCAAGTCACAGGCCATGGCCGCTGCGAGGATTCGGTACTGATTGGTGATCACGGCCTCGATATCGACCTCGTCCTCCTGCATTGCAGGGGAACACGTGCCTGCCCCCTTCTGGATATCGGCGACGAGCGACATGTACGATTCTAGCTTCTGCTTGTCGGCAGCCGAGATGCGGCTGCTGTCGCGCACCTTCTTGTAATCGCCGTACACGGCCTGCAAGAGGGCCGTCTCGCGCGGATCGCCCTCGGCCACCGCACCGAAGCCCGAAGCGAAGGCATCGAAGAAGGCCTGGGTCGTCTTCACGGGTCGAACCATCTCGAGCTTCGAGCTCGTGGAGCGCCATGAGAACGAGCGGTTCTTGCTGTAATCGTCCGTGATGACCGGGTTGAGGACCACCGAGCGCCGCACGGCAGGCACCTCGGGCCCGTACATCTTTGCCGAGCTCGACAGCAGCATATCGATCGACTCCTGGCCGCTGGTCGGTGGCGCCTCGTCGTTGTCGAGGCCCGCCGCGTACGAGGAGGCGCAGGTGGGGAAGCAGTACTGATGGTTGAAGTTCTCGGCCAGCACGTCGATCCCGCGCAGCACCGAGAGCTTCTTCGTGAACGGCGTGAACGCGTCCCCGAGGATGGGCGAAATGGCGCCCGACAGCTCGCTCAGGCTCTTCACGTTGACGTTCGGCGCGACATTCTGGTTGGCCTTCAGTGCGCCGTAATAGAGCGAGGCGCTCGGACCGTAGGGGTTCAAGACCTGGATGTACCGAGGCGGTACGATCTCGGGCCCCGCGTACGCCTCCCGCGGCATCAACGAGCGCAGCGCGGGCAGCACCAGGGCCGCCCCCGCGCCGCACAGGAACAATCGTCGGCTCTTGGGGTTGTATTTCATGGCGTGCTCAGGGCTCCTGCTTCCAGAAAATGTCTTCGTTGGCGATGGTGGCGAGCAGCACGGACTGGAGCGTGCCGCTCTGACTCTGAGCCTCTTCCTCGCTGAGGAGGCAGCTGTCGTTGGGGAGGTCGACGGTGCTCGCGTGGTAGTACTCGAAGAGTCGACGCGAGATACAGGCCCGGGCTTTGCGGCTCTCGGACATGGCAAACGCGAGCTCCACCGAGTCGCTCAAGCTCTCCGGCCCCCCGGGCTCGAGCTCCGGGCTCTGCGCCGTGGTGTCGATGGGCCAGGTGGCTCCAGGCTCGCCCTGTTCGTTGAACACGGTCTCCACGCTCCGCGTCGCGCCGAGCTGATCGAACCCCTCGAAGGCGAACCCGATCCCGTTGACTCTCGCGTGGCAGACGATGCAAGCGGGGGCGTCGGTGAGCTTCGTCGTCTTGTCGCGGTTGCTCATGTTCTCGATATCGCCAACCTCGTTCTTGCGCTCCGCGACCGCCGCCGGATCCGGCATTCCCATCTCGTCGCAAAGGAATGCCTTACGCAGGCGCGCGCCGCGCACGATCGGGCTGGTGCGCCCGCCGGAGGACGTCAGCAGCGCGGGGCGGTGGAGCAGCCCTGGGTGCGACGGTGCGCTGGCGACCGGCTGTTCGCTCGAGACCACCTGCGCATCGAAGACGCGGGCCATCGCCTCGGACCGCGGGAAGGCCGCGCTCGAGCTCATCAGCTCGTTGAACGTGCCCCCTTCCGACCAGAAGACGTGATCGAAGAAGTCGAATGCCTCCTGCCTCATCTCGGCCCCGAGCCCCGAGGTGTCGGGGATGCCAATCTGCTCGCCCACCGCGGGCATCGGGTCGGGCACCGTGCCCAGGCGCGCGTAATAGCGGAAGAAATCGCGCACCTTGGCGTGCGACTTCTCCTCGGCGAGCAGCCGCTTCACGTGAGCTCTCACGCCCTCGAGGGACCGAAGCTCTCCGCTGCGCGCCGCCTTCATGAGCGCGTCGTCGGGCATGGTGTTCTGCGTGAGGTACGAGATGCGCGAGGCCACCTCGAAGTCGGTGAGGCGAATTCGACCGTTCTCGATCTCTGCGCCTTCCTCGACGTGGAACACCAGAGAGGGCGATTGCAGCAGTCGACGCAGCAGGTACGAGAGCCCCTCCGTATCCGCGCCGGCCTCGTGATAATGACCCAGGTACGTCTGCACCTCGGCAGGGCCGAGATCGCGGCGCCATACCTGGCCGCCGAACTGCTCCACGACCATCTCCACACAAGCGTCGGTGAGCGGGCTCGTGCCGGCGCAGCTCGGCAGGTGATCGGTTTTCCAGGCGGGGCTCGCCATCGCGAGCTCGACGGCGCGCTTCGACACCTGGAAAAGAGCGAGCGCCGTACCCACCGGCGGATTGTCCGTGAAGTCACCCGCGAGCACCATCTCGTCGACCGGCAGCCCGGATAATTTCGTCTGAATCTCGGCGTCTCCGATGATGGCCTCGCCCAGCAGCGCACCCAGGGTATTGACCAGCTCGGCGTGCGACAGTCGACGCATGTGGTCGAAGGTGACGCCGCGCGAGAGCTCCTGCTGCTCGGTGCAGGTGTACGTGAGTCGACCGAGCGTCCCGTCATTTTCCGAAGGATCGGGGCCGCCAATCGAACCCACGCAGCTCAGCGCCGTGCAGGCGAGGACGGCGACCCAACCGCCGGCACGAGCTACAGCCAGTTTTCTCATGCGTATCTCCCCGGGCAGTAGCAATGGACAACTCTGCTCCGCCCGTAACCAGTGACAAGCCATGCTCCGTGATCTCGGCGCGGCGACACGTTGCCAGGCAGCAATGCGCGAAGGGCAATGTCGACGGCGAGAGGACTGAGCACCTCAGTACGGGACGAGGCGCGCACCTGTCAATGCACGTGCTCTCCGGTGCGCGTCGCGTTCGGTATCACGAGCACCACGAATCTGCTGTGATCTTCGGGTGTTTCAGCGCGCCACGTGGAGGGCGTTCGGTTTCGGTCGGAGGGCAGTCGTGCGACGATCGGACGAGCGCGCGAGGAGCCGAAGCGCGACGGGAGCGGCCAGGGGTCGGCGGATGCGCATCGGCGCCGAGGGTATGTCGGTGTGTGTGGAATCAGGGAAGCGCACAGTCGAGCCGGATCTCGTAGCTTGCCACGTCGCTCACCTTGGTCGATCCCCAGCTCGACACGAACAGGATGCGCGAGAGGTCTGGGTTCGTGGTGGCCACCGGCTCGCCAAAGTACCCGACGTCGCCGTGGTGGACGTGCGCGAGCGAGAAGATCCTCGGACTGGGCTCGAGCGATACCGCAACGACTTTGTCATAAAACCATTGCGTCGCCGGGTTGCACGAAGTGGCTCCGTTGCCTTCCGTGCAACCGTAAAAGGAAGCGATGGCGTACCCTGGCCTGTTGCGTGCCGCGCCGCTGAAGTGCATGGCGGTCGACGAGCTGTTCGCTCCGTAGAGCTCGAACAGCGGCGTCTTCGCGCCGTCCGAGAGTCTGACCATCTGGACGAATCCGCTGTCCGGCCCGTCGTACGCGGAGTAGATCATCACCTCGCTGCCGTCTTTTGCGATCGCCATGTCGCTATGCTCGGTCCGATCGTGCACTTGCGTATACGAGCTGAAATCGAGCTTGTAGGCGCGGGTTCCGTTCGGTAGACCCCAGGAGGGGACGCAATAGTTGCCCAGGGGGCTCGTCGATATGTGGTCCGGGTTCTCGCTCACGGACATCGAACCCAGGATCTCGTCGGCCACGAAGTCGTACGAGATGAAGCCATCGGCGACGAAGTTGCTCCCCGGTTGGACCGTGTGACCGACCTCGAGGCACCAGATCTTCCCGTCATTCGATGGGCGCCCCTCCTGCTTCGTCCACATGCCCGTGGCGGCGGGAAAGATCGCTTTCACGCGCGCGGTGAGGTCGCGTATGACCTCGGTTTCGTCCGCGAGGACGTCGTATTGCTTGATGACGAGCTCACTGCCGTAGCCGCTCAGGTAATATAGCTTGTTGGGGTCCGTCGCGTCCCAGTTGGGCTCGGTCGGCTCTCCGGCCGGGATGGTGCGCAAGAAAGAGAGCGCGCCGTCCGGCGCCACGTCGTAAAGACGTCCCCAACCATTGGAGCTTATCATGTACGCCTTGCTGGAATCCGCATTGAATGCTTGCCGGCGTGAGTATTCATGACGAACCCACTCTGGAAAGTCGTGGTCGGTGACCTGCGATGCGTCGGTCGCACGCACGATGGTGAGCCCATAATGTTCGTCCTGGAAGGGGACGCCCAGCGCGGGCTTCGGTGTGCCTTCCGTGGGAATGGAGGTGTCTTTCCCTTCCACGAGTTGATCGCACGGCGGAGGACCGCCGCTGCTCGAGGTCGAACCACCGGAGGCCGATGATGACGACCCGTGCATGCTCGAACCGCCGCCTCCGCTCGACGTTCCATCATCGCCACCAGCACCGGCATCACCTGAACCACCACAGGCTGCAAGGTGAAGAAGGATTGGCACGAGAGAAGCGGACGCCATGCGTAGAGCGGTCGGGAGAGCGAGAGACAGCGCAGATCGGGCGTTCATGGAAGACTCCGTTGGAAAGTTAGGACGTTCATGGAAGACTCCGCTCGGCGAACAGCAGCGCTGCTGCAGAGTCGCGCGAAACGAGAGAGAACCGGGTCGCTGCATCCTCCGGGCGAGCCGGAGGGCCGTCATCGCTCGATGTCGGCGAGAAGGTATCGCAGGATCATGTCGCTGAGCTCGCGCTGGTACTCACCGCTCCTCACGCGATCACTATGCCCATGCGCCGCGCCCCACGACATGAGCGCGAGGGTCTCCGTCGCCATGAGCAGGCTCGCCCTCAGGTCCGGTCTGCGGAAGCGCGGGGCGATCACGGCCAGCGTTCGAGCCAGGAAATCCGCGGTCTTCTCGCACCGCTCGAACATCACCGTGCGCATGTCGGCGTCGTCCATCGAGATACCGTGCAGTTCGACGCGCTGGAGGATTCTCTCGACGGTGAAGCCGATCAGGTGCGACGCGACCGCCTCGACCGTGGCTGGGTCGATCGCGGCCGGGTCGATCTCGGTCAAGCGCCCGAGGAGCACCGCGTACTCCGCCTCCCACGCGCGTCGCTCCGCCTCGCGCAGGAGCGCCACGCGATCGGCGAAGTGGTGGTAGA includes:
- a CDS encoding TetR/AcrR family transcriptional regulator; this translates as MKAARQKRSEDTVRFILEATDRILAREGAAAVTTKRVAREAGVGVGTVYHHFADRVALLREAERRAWEAEYAVLLGRLTEIDPAAIDPATVEAVASHLIGFTVERILQRVELHGISMDDADMRTVMFERCEKTADFLARTLAVIAPRFRRPDLRASLLMATETLALMSWGAAHGHSDRVRSGEYQRELSDMILRYLLADIER